From Achromobacter spanius, a single genomic window includes:
- the lolA gene encoding outer membrane lipoprotein chaperone LolA gives MKTFRRLAAVAVLGLTPALVPAVALAASAQEQLRAFVTTVTSATGSFSQYTVNDQGRTQPAQTGVFSFQRPGKFKWAVQKPYEQLVISDGRQVFQFDPDLAQVTERKVDAAIGTSPAAILFGSGSLEQSFDVSALPAKDGVDWLRAKPRTADAGFSRVDIGMKNNLPVRVELLDSFGQTTRVDLSGIQANPQLPAKEFQFTAPKGVDVVKM, from the coding sequence ATGAAGACGTTTCGACGCCTGGCCGCTGTCGCGGTCCTGGGCCTGACTCCGGCGCTGGTTCCGGCCGTGGCGCTGGCCGCCAGCGCGCAGGAGCAATTACGCGCCTTCGTGACCACGGTCACGTCGGCCACCGGGTCGTTCTCGCAGTACACCGTGAACGATCAGGGCCGGACGCAGCCCGCGCAGACCGGGGTGTTCTCGTTCCAGCGTCCCGGCAAGTTCAAGTGGGCCGTGCAAAAGCCTTACGAGCAGCTCGTCATATCCGACGGCCGGCAGGTGTTTCAGTTTGACCCCGACCTGGCGCAGGTCACCGAGCGCAAGGTCGACGCGGCTATCGGCACCTCGCCTGCGGCCATTCTCTTTGGCTCGGGATCGCTGGAGCAGAGCTTCGACGTGTCCGCGCTGCCTGCCAAGGATGGCGTGGATTGGTTGCGCGCCAAGCCGCGCACCGCCGACGCCGGTTTTTCGCGCGTGGACATCGGCATGAAGAACAACCTGCCCGTGCGCGTGGAACTGCTGGATTCGTTCGGCCAGACCACCCGCGTCGACCTGTCAGGCATCCAGGCCAACCCGCAACTGCCCGCCAAGGAATTCCAGTTCACCGCGCCCAAGGGCGTGGATGTGGTGAAGATGTAG
- a CDS encoding N-acyl-D-amino-acid deacylase family protein — MYDTLIGNVRILDGSGGPEIRASVALEGGRIAAIGDLPGAPARQIIDGTDLALAPGFIDVHTHDDTTVIRTPDMLPKLSQGVTTVVVGNCGISASPVTLRGDPPDPMNLLGKREDFRYATFADYTRAIEAARPAVNVAALVGHTALRSNHMDRLDRAATRDEVLAMREQLRDALAHGAIGLSTGLAYASAFEADTAEVKLLAEALDEFGALYTTHLRSEFAAILEAMQEAFDIAAHARVPVVVSHLKCAGAGNWGRTKEVLFALENAGRMQHVGCDCYPYSASSSTLDLKQVTDEFDIDITWSEPHPEQARRKLAAIAADWGVTLLEAAQRLQPAGAVYHNMHEDDVRRVLSHPLTMVGSDGLPNDPMPHPRLWGAFPRVLGHYSRDVGLFPLAQAVHKMTGLSAARFGLAERGFVREGYHADLVLFNPDTVIDSATFAAPVQTAAGIQAVWVNGVLSYRKGQATGERAGRWLPRSGDLRASYPDLSAA, encoded by the coding sequence ATGTACGACACCCTCATAGGCAACGTCCGGATCCTGGACGGCTCCGGCGGCCCGGAAATCCGCGCCAGCGTGGCGCTGGAAGGCGGCCGCATTGCCGCCATCGGCGACCTGCCCGGCGCTCCCGCGCGCCAGATCATCGACGGCACCGACCTGGCGCTGGCCCCCGGCTTCATCGACGTCCACACCCACGACGACACCACCGTCATCCGCACGCCGGACATGCTGCCCAAGCTGTCGCAGGGCGTGACGACCGTGGTCGTGGGCAATTGCGGCATCAGCGCCTCGCCGGTCACGCTGCGCGGCGATCCGCCCGACCCGATGAACCTGCTGGGCAAGCGCGAGGACTTCCGCTATGCCACCTTTGCCGACTACACCCGCGCCATCGAGGCCGCCCGGCCCGCTGTGAACGTGGCCGCGCTGGTCGGGCATACCGCCTTGCGCAGCAATCACATGGATCGGCTCGACCGGGCGGCGACGCGCGACGAGGTGTTGGCGATGCGCGAGCAATTGCGCGACGCGCTGGCGCACGGCGCGATCGGACTGAGCACCGGCCTGGCCTACGCGTCCGCGTTCGAGGCGGACACGGCCGAGGTCAAGCTGCTGGCCGAGGCCCTGGACGAGTTCGGCGCGCTGTACACGACGCATCTGCGTTCGGAATTCGCCGCCATCCTGGAGGCCATGCAGGAAGCCTTCGACATCGCCGCGCACGCACGTGTGCCGGTCGTGGTGTCGCACCTGAAATGCGCGGGCGCCGGCAACTGGGGCCGCACGAAAGAAGTGCTGTTCGCGCTGGAAAACGCAGGGCGAATGCAGCACGTGGGTTGCGACTGCTACCCGTATTCGGCCAGTTCGTCGACGCTGGATTTGAAGCAGGTCACGGACGAATTCGACATCGACATCACGTGGTCCGAGCCGCACCCGGAGCAGGCGCGACGCAAGCTCGCGGCCATTGCGGCCGATTGGGGCGTGACGCTGCTGGAGGCAGCCCAACGGCTGCAACCGGCCGGCGCGGTGTATCACAACATGCACGAGGACGACGTGCGCCGCGTGCTGTCGCACCCCCTGACCATGGTGGGGTCGGACGGCCTGCCGAACGATCCGATGCCGCATCCGCGGCTGTGGGGCGCCTTCCCGCGCGTGCTGGGTCATTACAGCCGGGACGTGGGCCTGTTTCCGCTGGCCCAGGCCGTGCACAAGATGACCGGCCTGTCCGCCGCCCGCTTCGGCCTGGCCGAGCGCGGCTTCGTGCGCGAGGGTTATCACGCGGATCTGGTGTTGTTCAACCCCGACACCGTCATCGACAGCGCCACCTTTGCCGCGCCCGTGCAGACCGCGGCGGGCATCCAGGCGGTGTGGGTCAACGGCGTCCTGTCGTACCGCAAGGGCCAGGCCACCGGCGAGCGCGCCGGCCGCTGGCTACCGCGCAGCGGCGACCTGCGCGCGTCTTACCCCGATCTTTCGGCCGCCTGA
- a CDS encoding RidA family protein, translated as MSATPTPDNNGITRYGVAGGTGQGGSHMPFARAVAADGWLYVSGQVPMDNGEVIEGGIVAQSHKAIQQVLAILQEAGYGPEHVVRCGVWLDDARDFASFNKVFKEYFGANPPARACVQSSLVVDAKVEVDCVAYKRP; from the coding sequence ATGAGCGCTACCCCCACTCCCGACAACAACGGCATCACCCGCTACGGCGTGGCCGGCGGCACCGGCCAGGGCGGCTCGCACATGCCCTTCGCCCGCGCCGTCGCCGCCGACGGCTGGCTGTATGTGTCCGGCCAGGTGCCGATGGACAACGGCGAAGTGATCGAAGGCGGCATCGTCGCGCAAAGCCACAAGGCCATCCAGCAGGTGCTGGCGATCCTGCAGGAAGCCGGCTACGGCCCCGAACACGTCGTGCGCTGCGGCGTCTGGCTGGACGACGCGCGTGACTTTGCGTCGTTCAACAAGGTGTTCAAGGAATACTTCGGCGCCAATCCGCCAGCGCGTGCCTGCGTGCAGTCGAGCCTGGTGGTGGATGCGAAAGTGGAAGTCGACTGCGTAGCGTATAAGCGCCCCTGA
- a CDS encoding ABC transporter ATP-binding protein: MTASTRDIVLSVEGLKTWFHSRDGIAKSVDGVTFDLARGETLAIVGESGSGKSVTSLSIMGLLPKPAGRIEAGKILFRDRQGVQHDLAHATPATLQRIRGAEIAMIFQEPMTSLNPLYTVGDQIAEAVLQHEGGSRAAALKRAREMLERVEIPAADRRVNEYPHQMSGGMRQRVMIALALACNPAVLIADEPTTALDVTVQAQILDLLRRLQAEMNMSILFITHNLGVVAEIAHRVAVMYAGRVVEDAGVYDLFEKPTHPYTRGLLSCLPTAALLASGERLRAIPGNVPSVLSLPPGCTFAPRCPLAADDCRAGVPDLVTVQAEHRARCIKVNQI, translated from the coding sequence ATGACCGCAAGCACCCGAGACATCGTGCTGTCGGTGGAAGGCTTAAAGACCTGGTTCCACAGCCGCGACGGCATCGCCAAATCGGTGGACGGCGTCACCTTCGACCTGGCCCGCGGCGAAACGCTGGCCATCGTCGGCGAATCCGGTTCCGGCAAGTCCGTGACCAGCCTGTCCATCATGGGCCTCTTGCCCAAGCCGGCGGGCCGCATCGAGGCCGGCAAGATCCTGTTCCGCGACCGCCAGGGCGTGCAGCACGACCTGGCGCACGCGACGCCCGCCACGCTGCAACGCATCCGCGGCGCCGAGATCGCGATGATCTTCCAGGAGCCCATGACCAGCCTGAACCCGCTGTACACCGTGGGCGATCAGATTGCCGAGGCAGTGCTGCAACACGAAGGCGGCTCGCGCGCGGCGGCATTGAAGCGCGCCCGCGAGATGCTGGAGCGCGTGGAGATCCCGGCGGCCGACCGCCGCGTCAACGAATACCCGCACCAGATGTCGGGCGGCATGCGCCAGCGCGTGATGATCGCGCTGGCCCTGGCGTGCAACCCCGCGGTGCTGATCGCTGACGAGCCCACGACGGCGCTGGACGTGACGGTGCAGGCGCAGATCCTGGACCTGCTGCGCCGCCTGCAGGCCGAGATGAACATGAGCATCCTCTTCATCACGCACAACCTGGGCGTGGTGGCCGAGATCGCGCATCGCGTGGCCGTCATGTATGCCGGCCGCGTGGTCGAGGACGCCGGCGTCTACGACCTGTTCGAAAAGCCCACGCATCCCTACACGCGCGGCCTGCTGTCCTGTCTGCCGACGGCCGCGCTGCTGGCGTCGGGCGAACGTCTTCGCGCCATTCCGGGCAACGTGCCCAGCGTGCTGTCGCTGCCGCCCGGCTGCACGTTTGCGCCGCGCTGCCCGCTGGCCGCGGACGACTGCCGCGCCGGCGTGCCCGACCTGGTGACGGTGCAGGCCGAACACCGCGCCCGCTGCATCAAGGTGAATCAGATATGA
- a CDS encoding Smr/MutS family protein: protein MRGSKVGVADLKRLKKDLQEERERAALASQRAAAAPARAASPPEDDLAAFKRSMKSVTPIRHAERVTHKPAAEPAPALRRANALGETPNRADAGVSDGGEITHLLSEGGTAFVRGDVAPDTARNLRRGQWRAGAELDLHGLRVEQARHALLSFLDECQEHGIRCVRIVHGKGYNSEGLEPVLKDKARTWLVQKAEVMAFSEAPEREGGAGALLVLLRQSEGPRK, encoded by the coding sequence ATGCGGGGCAGTAAGGTCGGCGTGGCCGACCTGAAACGCCTGAAGAAAGACCTGCAGGAAGAGCGCGAGCGCGCCGCCCTTGCCTCGCAACGGGCGGCGGCAGCGCCGGCGCGCGCCGCATCGCCCCCCGAGGACGATCTGGCGGCGTTCAAGCGCTCGATGAAGTCCGTCACGCCGATCCGGCACGCGGAACGCGTCACGCACAAGCCCGCCGCGGAACCCGCGCCGGCCCTGCGCCGCGCCAACGCGCTGGGCGAAACGCCCAACCGCGCCGATGCCGGCGTGTCGGACGGCGGCGAGATCACGCATCTGCTGTCCGAAGGCGGCACCGCCTTCGTGCGCGGCGACGTGGCGCCCGACACCGCGCGCAACCTGCGCCGCGGCCAATGGCGCGCGGGGGCCGAACTCGACCTGCACGGGCTGCGTGTCGAACAGGCCCGCCACGCCCTGCTGTCGTTCCTGGACGAATGCCAGGAACACGGCATCCGCTGCGTGCGCATCGTGCACGGCAAGGGATACAACTCGGAAGGCCTGGAGCCGGTCCTGAAGGACAAGGCGCGCACCTGGCTGGTCCAGAAGGCCGAGGTCATGGCGTTTTCCGAGGCCCCGGAACGCGAAGGCGGCGCCGGCGCCCTGCTGGTGTTGCTGCGGCAGTCTGAGGGCCCGCGCAAATGA
- the trxB gene encoding thioredoxin-disulfide reductase, which translates to MSTPTHAKVLILGSGPAGYTAAVYAARANLNPVLVTGLAQGGQLMTTTDVDNWPADADGVQGPDLMQRFQKHAERFNTEMLFDHIAKVDLSKRPFTLTGDTGKIYTCDALIIATGASAKYLGLPSEQSFMGRGVSGCATCDGFFYRNQDVVVVGGGNTAVEEALYLSNICRKVTLIHRRDKFRAEPILVDKLMSKVENGNMELKVFHTLEEVLGDDSGVTGVRVRHVDTGATEDMAVTGAFIAIGHQPNTEIFQGQLDMKDGYIVTKSGLSGMATMTSVPGVFAAGDVQDHVYRQAITSAGTGCMAALDAQRWLENAGQ; encoded by the coding sequence ATGTCCACGCCTACGCACGCTAAAGTTTTGATACTCGGTTCCGGCCCCGCCGGTTACACGGCGGCCGTCTATGCGGCACGCGCCAATCTTAACCCTGTTCTTGTTACAGGTTTGGCCCAAGGCGGCCAGCTCATGACCACCACGGATGTCGACAATTGGCCGGCCGACGCGGATGGCGTGCAGGGCCCCGACCTGATGCAGCGCTTCCAGAAGCACGCCGAACGCTTCAACACCGAGATGCTGTTCGACCACATCGCCAAGGTCGACCTGTCCAAGCGTCCCTTCACCTTGACCGGCGACACCGGCAAGATCTACACCTGCGACGCCCTGATCATCGCGACCGGCGCCTCGGCCAAATACCTGGGCCTGCCGTCCGAACAGTCCTTCATGGGCCGCGGCGTGTCGGGCTGCGCCACCTGCGACGGCTTCTTCTACCGCAACCAGGACGTGGTCGTGGTGGGCGGCGGCAATACCGCCGTCGAGGAAGCCCTCTACCTGTCCAACATCTGCCGCAAGGTCACCCTGATCCACCGCCGCGACAAGTTCCGCGCCGAGCCCATCCTGGTCGACAAGCTGATGAGCAAGGTCGAAAACGGCAACATGGAGCTCAAGGTCTTCCACACGCTGGAAGAAGTGCTGGGCGACGACAGCGGCGTGACCGGCGTGCGTGTCCGCCACGTGGACACCGGCGCCACCGAAGACATGGCCGTCACCGGCGCGTTCATCGCCATCGGCCACCAGCCCAACACGGAAATCTTCCAGGGCCAGCTCGACATGAAGGACGGCTACATCGTCACCAAGAGCGGCCTGTCCGGCATGGCCACCATGACCTCCGTGCCCGGCGTGTTTGCCGCCGGCGACGTGCAGGATCACGTCTACCGTCAGGCCATCACCAGCGCCGGCACGGGCTGCATGGCCGCCCTGGACGCCCAACGGTGGTTGGAGAATGCGGGGCAGTAA
- a CDS encoding MurR/RpiR family transcriptional regulator — protein MNIIRDIVFQIRSRRDALSVTERKVADAILDDIIWSASATVDQLAAKAGVSIATISRFARTVGCDDTRDLKMKLAQASTVGSRFLDPSAPAEESTFYARIYADIESTLRAHLPAFTEQLFEAAASIVDGARMIYVFGMGGASAVLAQEVQSRLVRLGYPIAVYSDAVLLRMVAATLDERDAVLVLSASGLTPEIVGAARIVKQYRARIVAITDASSELAKLADVVLPIRTDETDFIYKPSASRYAMMLAIDLLSTELAMLNQEENRERLRRIKLALDEHRGGPNRLPLGD, from the coding sequence ATGAACATCATCCGCGACATCGTCTTCCAGATACGCAGTCGGCGGGACGCATTGAGCGTGACCGAACGCAAGGTGGCCGACGCCATTCTGGACGACATCATCTGGAGCGCAAGCGCCACCGTGGACCAGCTTGCGGCCAAGGCCGGCGTCAGCATCGCCACCATTTCGCGCTTTGCGCGCACGGTCGGCTGCGACGACACGCGCGACCTGAAGATGAAGCTGGCGCAGGCCAGCACGGTGGGCAGCCGGTTCCTGGATCCCAGCGCCCCGGCCGAGGAAAGCACGTTTTACGCCCGCATCTACGCCGACATCGAAAGCACGCTGCGCGCGCACCTGCCCGCATTCACCGAGCAGCTCTTTGAAGCGGCCGCGTCCATCGTCGATGGGGCGCGCATGATCTACGTCTTCGGCATGGGCGGCGCGTCGGCGGTGCTGGCGCAGGAAGTGCAGTCGCGCCTGGTGCGGCTGGGCTATCCCATCGCCGTCTACAGCGACGCCGTGCTGCTGCGCATGGTGGCGGCCACGCTGGACGAGCGCGATGCGGTGCTGGTGCTGTCCGCATCGGGCCTCACGCCTGAAATCGTGGGCGCGGCGCGCATCGTGAAGCAGTACCGCGCGCGCATCGTTGCCATCACGGATGCATCGTCCGAACTGGCCAAACTGGCCGACGTGGTGCTGCCGATCCGCACCGACGAGACCGACTTCATCTACAAGCCCTCCGCCTCGCGCTACGCGATGATGCTGGCCATCGACCTGCTGTCGACCGAACTGGCCATGCTGAACCAGGAAGAAAACCGCGAACGCCTGCGCCGCATCAAGCTGGCGCTGGACGAGCACCGCGGCGGGCCGAACCGCCTGCCGCTGGGCGATTGA
- a CDS encoding ABC transporter permease, with protein MTTATSMNPGSDRWQVLRLLVSRKTVLISLIVIVVLAAAALLAPWISPYDPFKLSIMNRLKAPGAAHWFGTDDFGRDVFSRVIHGGRLSLMVGFSVVILSSVLGIALGLIAGFFRTADKFVSRLIDAMMAFPDILLAISLVAALGPSLVNVVIALGIVYTPRLARIVRASTLVIRELPFVEAARALGVPTWRIVTVHVLRNLVSPILVQGTFIFAYAILAEAGLSFLGVGVSPDIPTWGTMINAGQQYMGSADWIMIFPGIAIVLSVLSLQLVGDGLRDVLDPRLRKEL; from the coding sequence ATGACGACTGCAACTTCCATGAATCCCGGCTCGGACCGCTGGCAGGTCCTGCGCCTGCTGGTGTCGCGCAAGACGGTGCTGATCAGCCTTATCGTGATCGTGGTGCTGGCGGCCGCCGCGCTGCTGGCGCCGTGGATCAGCCCCTACGATCCGTTCAAGCTGTCCATCATGAACCGCCTGAAGGCGCCGGGCGCCGCGCACTGGTTCGGCACCGACGACTTCGGCCGCGACGTTTTCAGCCGCGTCATCCACGGCGGACGGCTGTCGCTGATGGTGGGCTTTTCCGTTGTCATCCTGTCCAGCGTGCTGGGCATTGCGCTGGGACTGATCGCCGGGTTCTTCCGAACCGCCGACAAGTTCGTGTCGCGGCTGATCGACGCCATGATGGCGTTCCCCGACATCCTGCTGGCGATCTCGCTGGTAGCCGCGCTGGGGCCGTCGCTGGTCAACGTGGTGATCGCGCTGGGCATCGTGTACACGCCGCGCCTGGCGCGCATCGTGCGGGCCTCGACGCTGGTGATCCGCGAGCTGCCCTTTGTGGAAGCGGCCCGCGCGCTGGGCGTGCCCACGTGGCGCATCGTCACCGTGCACGTGCTGCGCAACCTGGTGTCGCCCATCCTGGTGCAGGGCACCTTCATCTTCGCGTACGCCATCCTGGCCGAGGCGGGCCTGTCGTTCCTGGGCGTGGGCGTGTCGCCCGACATTCCGACCTGGGGCACCATGATCAACGCCGGCCAGCAGTACATGGGCTCGGCGGACTGGATCATGATCTTTCCCGGCATCGCCATCGTGCTGTCCGTGCTGTCGCTGCAACTGGTGGGCGACGGCCTGCGCGACGTTCTCGATCCGCGCCTGCGCAAGGAGCTGTAA
- a CDS encoding DMT family transporter, whose translation MKWVYLGVAIVAEIFATSALKGSEGFTRLVPSVITVFGYLISFYFLSLTLREIPVGIAYAIWSGVGIVLISIVGAVLFKQHLDTPALIGIGLIIAGVVVMNVFSKSVSH comes from the coding sequence ATGAAATGGGTCTACCTGGGCGTGGCGATCGTCGCGGAGATCTTCGCCACCAGCGCACTCAAGGGTTCCGAAGGCTTCACGCGGCTCGTGCCGTCCGTGATCACCGTCTTCGGCTACCTGATCTCGTTCTATTTCCTGTCGCTGACGTTGCGTGAGATCCCCGTGGGCATTGCCTACGCGATCTGGTCCGGCGTCGGCATCGTGCTGATCTCCATCGTGGGCGCGGTGCTGTTCAAGCAGCACCTGGACACCCCTGCGCTCATCGGCATCGGCCTCATCATCGCCGGCGTGGTGGTGATGAACGTCTTCTCCAAATCCGTCTCGCATTGA
- a CDS encoding DNA translocase FtsK, which produces MPRISTASPRASRNTRNGPSPLQTRISALLREARWILFAALAAWLTLVLATWSASDPGWSHSVPGDVVRNQGGRLGAYLADILLYLFGFSAWWWVILLLHRVRAGYRRLAAQLRVANSKQPEVLPRVHWEEGIGFFLLMVGSLGMEALRLASRGTHLPGASETASGAGGVIGQMLAGLIGSSIGFTGATLAFLVMLAIGLSLFFSFSWLAVAERVGSWLEGLVRKMRNSYTARQDRKVGEVAKAVRTEQVVAKQEKLVHEQPVRIEPAITVVPKSERVEKEKQQSLFFPPTGGAEGDLPAISLLDPPLNNQETVSAETIEFTSRLIEKKLADFGVSVTVVAAQAGPVITRYEIEPATGVKGSQIVNLAKDLARALSLVSIRVVETIPGKNLMGLELPNPRRQMVRLSEILGSQTYHASHSVVTMALGKDIAGNPVVADLAKMPHLLVAGTTGSGKSVGINAMILSLLYKADASHTRLILIDPKMLEMSVYEGIPHLLAPVVTDMRQASNALNWCVGEMEKRYRLMSKMGVRNLAGYNTKIRDAIKREEPIPNPFSLTPDQPEPLSPLPTIVVVIDELADLMMVVGKKIEELIARLAQKARAAGIHLILATQRPSVDVITGLIKANIPTRIAFQVSSKIDSRTILDQMGAETLLGQGDMLYMPPGTGLPVRVHGAFCSDDEVHRVVESLKAQGEPNYVEGLLEGGLDGDGAEGASSVTGIGGDAESDPMYDQACEVVLKHRRASISLVQRHLRIGYNRAARLLEQMEQSGMVSAMQSNGNREILVPAAAAREEA; this is translated from the coding sequence ATGCCGCGTATCTCGACTGCTTCTCCGCGCGCCTCGCGCAACACCCGCAACGGACCTTCGCCGCTGCAAACGCGCATTTCCGCGTTGCTGCGCGAAGCCCGCTGGATCCTATTTGCCGCCCTGGCGGCCTGGCTTACCCTGGTGCTCGCCACCTGGAGCGCGTCCGACCCTGGCTGGTCGCACTCGGTTCCGGGCGATGTCGTGCGCAACCAGGGGGGACGCCTGGGCGCCTATCTGGCGGACATCCTCCTCTATCTATTCGGTTTTTCCGCCTGGTGGTGGGTCATCCTGCTGCTGCACCGCGTGCGGGCAGGCTACCGCCGGCTGGCCGCGCAGTTGCGCGTGGCCAATAGCAAACAGCCCGAAGTGCTGCCGCGCGTCCACTGGGAAGAGGGCATTGGCTTCTTTCTGCTGATGGTGGGCTCGCTGGGCATGGAAGCCCTGCGCCTGGCCAGCCGCGGCACGCATCTGCCGGGCGCCTCGGAAACGGCCAGCGGCGCCGGCGGGGTCATCGGCCAGATGCTGGCCGGCCTGATCGGCAGCAGCATCGGCTTTACCGGCGCCACGCTGGCCTTCCTGGTCATGCTCGCGATCGGGCTCAGCCTGTTCTTCTCGTTCTCGTGGTTGGCGGTGGCCGAGCGTGTCGGTTCCTGGCTGGAAGGCCTGGTCCGCAAGATGCGCAATTCCTATACCGCGCGCCAGGACCGCAAGGTCGGCGAAGTCGCCAAGGCCGTGCGCACCGAGCAGGTCGTCGCCAAGCAGGAAAAGCTGGTGCACGAGCAGCCGGTGCGGATTGAGCCGGCCATTACCGTGGTGCCCAAGTCCGAACGTGTCGAAAAGGAAAAGCAGCAATCGCTGTTCTTCCCGCCCACCGGCGGCGCAGAAGGCGATCTGCCGGCCATCAGCCTGCTCGATCCGCCCCTGAACAACCAGGAAACCGTCTCGGCCGAGACCATCGAGTTCACGTCCCGCCTGATCGAAAAGAAGCTGGCCGACTTCGGCGTGTCGGTCACCGTGGTCGCGGCACAGGCCGGTCCGGTCATCACCCGCTACGAAATCGAACCGGCCACCGGCGTGAAGGGCAGCCAGATCGTCAATCTGGCCAAGGATCTGGCGCGGGCGCTCAGCCTGGTCAGCATCCGCGTGGTTGAAACGATTCCCGGCAAAAACCTGATGGGCCTGGAATTGCCCAATCCGCGCCGCCAGATGGTGCGCCTGTCCGAGATCCTGGGTTCGCAGACCTATCACGCCAGCCATTCCGTCGTGACCATGGCGCTGGGCAAGGACATCGCCGGCAATCCGGTGGTGGCCGATCTGGCCAAGATGCCTCACCTGCTGGTGGCAGGCACGACCGGTTCGGGCAAGTCCGTCGGGATCAACGCCATGATCCTGTCGCTGCTGTACAAGGCCGACGCCTCGCACACCCGCCTGATCCTGATCGACCCCAAGATGCTCGAAATGAGCGTCTACGAAGGCATCCCCCATCTGCTGGCGCCGGTCGTCACCGACATGCGGCAGGCGTCCAACGCGCTGAACTGGTGCGTGGGCGAAATGGAAAAGCGCTATCGCCTCATGAGCAAGATGGGCGTGCGCAACCTGGCCGGCTACAACACCAAGATCCGCGACGCGATCAAGCGCGAAGAGCCGATTCCCAATCCGTTCTCGCTGACGCCGGACCAGCCCGAGCCCCTGTCGCCGCTGCCGACCATCGTTGTCGTCATCGACGAGCTGGCCGACCTGATGATGGTCGTGGGCAAGAAGATCGAAGAACTTATCGCTCGGCTGGCGCAGAAGGCGCGCGCGGCGGGCATCCACCTCATCCTGGCCACCCAGCGTCCCAGCGTGGACGTGATCACCGGCCTGATCAAGGCAAACATCCCCACCCGCATTGCGTTCCAGGTGTCGTCCAAGATCGACTCGCGCACCATTCTTGACCAGATGGGTGCGGAAACGCTGCTGGGTCAGGGCGACATGCTGTACATGCCGCCGGGCACCGGCCTGCCGGTGCGCGTGCACGGCGCGTTCTGCAGCGACGACGAAGTCCATCGCGTGGTCGAAAGTCTGAAGGCGCAGGGCGAGCCCAACTATGTCGAGGGCCTCTTGGAAGGCGGCCTGGACGGCGACGGGGCCGAGGGCGCCAGCAGCGTCACGGGCATCGGCGGGGACGCGGAGTCCGACCCGATGTACGACCAGGCTTGCGAAGTCGTGCTCAAGCATCGCCGCGCGTCGATCTCGCTGGTCCAGCGTCATCTGCGCATTGGTTACAACCGTGCAGCCCGGTTACTCGAGCAGATGGAGCAATCGGGTATGGTGTCGGCGATGCAATCCAATGGGAACCGCGAGATCCTGGTTCCCGCAGCCGCCGCCCGAGAGGAAGCATGA
- a CDS encoding ABC transporter ATP-binding protein produces MTSIPTPHAAEPLVRIDDLKVHFPTSQARNAPVVRAVDGVSFDVPRNTIVGLVGESGSGKTTTGRALLRLFAPTAGRIVFDGQDITTLNEKQMLPWRRRMQIVFQDPYASLNPRMTVAEILGEALDTHKLAQNRRAERIGELLERVGLNADHSRRYPHEFSGGQRQRIGIARALAVEPDFIVADEPVSALDVSVQAQVLNLLQDLQRDLGLTMLFVAHDLAVVDYLCDDVVVMYLGRVMERGPTSEVYARPRHPYTRALLSAAPVPDPRAPRSRILLKGDIPSPVNPPSGCVFRTRCPHAIDACAAAVPPAVGVSADHYVSCIRLDDPALAA; encoded by the coding sequence ATGACGAGCATTCCGACTCCCCACGCCGCCGAGCCGCTGGTGCGCATCGACGACCTGAAGGTCCACTTTCCGACCTCGCAGGCGCGCAATGCCCCTGTCGTGCGCGCCGTGGACGGCGTGAGCTTCGATGTGCCGCGCAACACCATCGTCGGCCTGGTGGGCGAATCCGGTTCCGGCAAGACCACGACCGGGCGCGCGCTGCTGCGCCTGTTTGCGCCCACCGCCGGCCGCATCGTGTTCGACGGGCAGGACATCACCACGCTCAACGAAAAGCAGATGCTGCCGTGGCGCCGCCGCATGCAGATCGTGTTTCAGGACCCGTACGCCAGCCTGAATCCGCGCATGACGGTGGCCGAGATCCTGGGCGAGGCGCTGGACACGCACAAGCTGGCGCAGAACCGCCGCGCCGAGCGGATCGGCGAACTGCTTGAGCGCGTGGGCCTGAACGCGGACCACAGCCGCCGCTATCCGCATGAGTTCTCCGGCGGCCAGCGCCAGCGCATCGGCATTGCGCGCGCGCTGGCGGTGGAACCCGATTTCATCGTGGCCGACGAGCCGGTGTCCGCACTGGACGTGTCGGTGCAGGCGCAGGTGCTGAACCTGCTGCAGGACCTGCAGCGCGACCTGGGCCTGACCATGCTGTTCGTGGCGCACGACCTGGCCGTGGTGGATTACCTGTGCGACGACGTGGTGGTGATGTACCTGGGCCGCGTCATGGAGCGCGGGCCGACCAGCGAGGTCTACGCCCGCCCCCGCCATCCCTACACGCGCGCGCTGCTGTCCGCCGCGCCCGTGCCGGATCCGCGCGCGCCGCGTTCGCGTATCCTCCTGAAGGGCGATATCCCGAGCCCGGTGAACCCGCCATCCGGCTGCGTGTTCCGCACGCGCTGCCCGCACGCCATCGACGCCTGTGCCGCGGCCGTGCCGCCGGCCGTCGGCGTCAGCGCGGACCACTACGTGTCCTGCATCCGCCTCGACGATCCCGCGCTCGCGGCCTGA